From a region of the Stenotrophomonas sp. BIO128-Bstrain genome:
- a CDS encoding catalase family protein, with translation MSLPPPVLYHASLEHADEDEATHIRELTEVFARMALTVAEQEGHAHRAVHAKGQGLLKGRLRVLDGLPAELRHGLFARPGSYDALVRLSSPPAEQLPDSVSTPRAMALKVIGVEGPRAEGAEEQHTQDFLMVNGPAFNTPGVAGFLRSAKLLAATTERMPRTKRMISATLRGAEAALEAVGGESATLKGMGGEPQHHPLGETFFSQVPFLYGPYMAKFSLAPISPALLALTGDKIGSDEDAQREAVVSFFTDLPNPVEWELRVQLCRDVERMPIEDASVAWPEADSPFLPVARLSVAQQEAWQPASSPGIEDALAFAPWHALAEHRPLGGLNRARRVVMAASRQFRSRFNGCPIHEPVG, from the coding sequence ATGTCACTGCCCCCACCCGTTCTTTACCACGCCTCGCTCGAGCATGCCGACGAAGATGAGGCCACGCATATCCGCGAACTGACCGAGGTGTTCGCGCGCATGGCGCTGACCGTCGCCGAGCAGGAAGGCCACGCCCACCGTGCGGTGCACGCCAAGGGCCAAGGGTTGTTGAAGGGCCGGCTACGTGTATTGGACGGGTTGCCGGCCGAGTTGCGACACGGCCTGTTTGCGCGGCCGGGCAGCTACGACGCACTGGTCCGGCTGTCTTCGCCACCGGCCGAGCAGTTGCCAGACTCGGTCTCCACCCCGCGCGCGATGGCGCTCAAGGTGATCGGCGTGGAAGGCCCGCGCGCCGAGGGTGCGGAGGAGCAGCACACCCAGGATTTCCTGATGGTTAACGGTCCGGCGTTCAACACGCCCGGCGTCGCCGGCTTCCTGCGTTCGGCCAAGCTGCTGGCCGCTACTACCGAGCGGATGCCGCGTACCAAACGCATGATCTCAGCCACGCTGCGCGGCGCAGAGGCGGCGCTGGAAGCCGTCGGCGGGGAAAGTGCCACGCTGAAGGGCATGGGCGGCGAGCCGCAACACCATCCGTTGGGCGAAACCTTCTTCAGCCAGGTGCCCTTCCTCTATGGTCCCTACATGGCCAAGTTTTCGCTGGCCCCGATCTCACCGGCGCTGCTTGCGCTGACCGGCGACAAGATCGGCTCGGACGAAGATGCCCAGCGCGAGGCAGTGGTGTCTTTCTTCACCGACCTGCCCAATCCGGTCGAATGGGAGCTGCGGGTGCAGCTGTGCCGCGACGTCGAACGCATGCCGATCGAGGATGCGTCGGTCGCGTGGCCGGAAGCGGACAGTCCGTTCCTGCCGGTTGCACGCCTGAGCGTGGCGCAGCAGGAAGCGTGGCAGCCTGCCAGCTCGCCGGGCATCGAGGACGCACTGGCGTTCGCCCCGTGGCACGCGCTGGCCGAGCATCGCCCGCTTGGTGGCTTGAACCGTGCGCGCCGCGTGGTAATGGCCGCTTCGCGACAGTTCCGTTCGCGGTTCAATGGGTGTCCGATCCACGAACCGGTGGGATGA
- a CDS encoding ferritin-like domain-containing protein, with protein MAIKTAEDLFIHELSDIYSAEKQLTKALPRLARAASNPDLAAAFTTHLEETQGQIERIDQVVELLGIRLKRIKCAAMEGLVEEGKEAIESIEEGPVRDAALIGGAQKVEHYEIASYGTIAALAKQLGYKAAVPLLLETLKEEKDADEKLTLLALAGGGNAKAAAA; from the coding sequence ATGGCGATCAAGACCGCAGAAGACCTGTTCATCCACGAGCTCTCGGATATCTACAGTGCAGAGAAGCAGCTGACCAAGGCGCTGCCCCGACTGGCGCGCGCCGCCTCCAATCCCGACTTGGCCGCCGCATTCACGACGCACCTAGAAGAGACGCAGGGCCAGATTGAGCGCATCGACCAGGTGGTGGAACTGCTGGGGATCCGGCTCAAGCGCATCAAATGCGCCGCGATGGAGGGGCTGGTCGAGGAAGGCAAAGAGGCAATCGAGAGTATCGAGGAGGGCCCGGTCCGCGATGCCGCACTGATTGGTGGCGCGCAGAAGGTGGAGCATTACGAAATCGCCTCCTACGGCACGATTGCCGCGCTGGCCAAACAGCTGGGCTACAAGGCAGCCGTGCCGCTGCTGCTGGAAACGCTCAAGGAAGAAAAAGACGCGGACGAGAAGCTGACCCTGCTGGCCCTGGCCGGCGGCGGCAATGCCAAGGCCGCCGCAGCCTGA
- a CDS encoding M23 family metallopeptidase, whose amino-acid sequence MSASPPAASPARRLRRGLLRLFVLVVCIVVAGVLWNSPIAESPRALWRLSQMPAPTALPVPVAGVAARQVADTFGAPRGRDRTHAGVDIFAKRGTEVRSATPGIVADIRESGLGGRQVWVLGPARERYYYAHLDDWREGLARGDVIEQGTVLGYVGDTGNAKGTPPHLHWGIYGADGAYDPLPLLKAWPDAP is encoded by the coding sequence ATGAGCGCTTCGCCGCCCGCTGCCTCCCCTGCACGCCGCCTGCGGCGCGGGTTGCTGCGGCTGTTCGTGCTTGTCGTCTGCATCGTGGTGGCCGGCGTGCTCTGGAACAGCCCGATCGCGGAATCACCACGGGCACTCTGGCGCCTGTCACAGATGCCTGCACCGACCGCGCTGCCCGTCCCCGTGGCGGGCGTGGCCGCACGCCAGGTCGCCGACACGTTCGGCGCACCGCGTGGACGCGACCGCACGCATGCCGGCGTGGACATTTTCGCCAAGCGCGGCACCGAGGTGCGCAGCGCCACTCCGGGGATCGTCGCCGACATCCGTGAAAGCGGCCTGGGCGGGCGCCAGGTCTGGGTGTTGGGGCCTGCGCGCGAGCGCTACTACTACGCGCATCTGGATGATTGGCGCGAGGGCCTGGCACGTGGCGATGTCATCGAACAGGGCACCGTCCTGGGCTACGTCGGCGATACCGGCAATGCCAAAGGCACCCCGCCGCATCTGCACTGGGGCATCTACGGAGCCGACGGTGCCTACGATCCGCTGCCGCTGCTCAAGGCCTGGCCGGACGCGCCCTGA
- a CDS encoding DNA-3-methyladenine glycosylase, with protein sequence MKTWKVLPRRFYQRHPAEVAPELLNKLLVRDDGRAGRIVEVEAYAGDQDPAAHSYRGMTARTATMFGQAGHLYVYFSYGMHWGSNAVCGDVGQGWGVLLRALEPVAGLQLIREARPAIKRERDLASGPGRLSQAMGITKALDGADLVRNDRGIRIVSDGMAPPVAPVVGPRIGISKAIEFPWRWHVPEHLHVSGRRGTPKTGRTVS encoded by the coding sequence ATGAAGACGTGGAAGGTTCTGCCGCGGCGTTTCTATCAGCGGCACCCGGCCGAGGTAGCGCCGGAACTGTTGAACAAACTGCTGGTGCGCGATGACGGTCGCGCCGGTCGGATCGTGGAGGTGGAGGCGTACGCGGGTGACCAGGATCCGGCTGCGCACTCCTATCGCGGGATGACCGCGCGCACCGCCACGATGTTCGGCCAAGCCGGCCATCTCTACGTCTATTTCAGCTACGGCATGCACTGGGGCTCGAACGCGGTGTGTGGGGACGTCGGCCAAGGCTGGGGCGTGCTGCTGCGCGCACTGGAACCGGTGGCGGGGCTGCAGCTGATCCGCGAGGCGCGTCCGGCGATCAAGCGCGAGCGCGACCTGGCCAGTGGCCCGGGCCGCCTGTCGCAGGCGATGGGCATCACCAAGGCGCTGGATGGCGCGGATCTGGTCCGTAACGACCGCGGCATCCGCATCGTGTCCGATGGGATGGCGCCCCCCGTCGCACCGGTGGTCGGGCCGCGGATCGGGATCAGCAAGGCGATCGAGTTTCCATGGCGCTGGCATGTGCCCGAGCACCTGCATGTCTCCGGGCGCAGGGGTACACCGAAGACCGGGAGGACGGTGTCATGA
- a CDS encoding helix-turn-helix transcriptional regulator — protein MPYRRKDIAPGVGEGKRLPAGPETPVFCRAREYPAGTIIALHHHPDRHQLVYAESGVLVVQAGAGRWVVPSTRAIWIPAGMGHKVSCIGAVGMRSLYILPQAITQPPASASTVSVTPLLAALIHAAMDVAPPYQADSRDGRLMQLILDELQLLPVLPLHLPQPTDPRLRAIGQQLESTPDDPSTLQDWARRLGVDVKTIQRLCARELGMTFGQWRQQARLLRALEQLAHGEKVIDVALSLGYASPSAFTAMFKKRFGQLPSQFFH, from the coding sequence ATGCCATATCGGAGAAAGGACATCGCCCCGGGCGTCGGCGAGGGCAAGCGGCTGCCGGCCGGCCCGGAGACCCCGGTGTTCTGTCGGGCGCGTGAGTATCCCGCCGGCACGATCATCGCGTTGCATCACCATCCGGACCGGCACCAGCTGGTCTACGCCGAATCCGGCGTGCTGGTGGTGCAGGCCGGGGCAGGGCGCTGGGTGGTGCCCAGCACACGTGCGATCTGGATTCCCGCCGGCATGGGCCACAAGGTCAGCTGCATCGGCGCGGTCGGCATGCGCAGCCTGTACATCCTGCCGCAGGCGATCACCCAGCCACCAGCCAGCGCCTCGACGGTCTCGGTCACGCCCTTGCTGGCCGCCCTGATCCATGCGGCGATGGACGTCGCGCCGCCGTATCAAGCCGATTCCCGCGACGGGCGGCTGATGCAGTTGATCCTGGATGAGCTGCAGCTGTTGCCGGTGCTGCCGCTGCATCTGCCGCAGCCGACCGACCCGCGGCTGCGCGCCATTGGGCAGCAGCTGGAATCCACGCCGGACGATCCCTCCACCCTGCAGGACTGGGCGCGCCGGCTGGGCGTGGACGTCAAGACCATCCAGCGCCTGTGCGCACGCGAGCTGGGCATGACCTTCGGGCAATGGCGCCAGCAGGCGCGTCTGCTGCGTGCGCTGGAGCAGCTGGCGCACGGCGAGAAGGTGATCGACGTGGCGCTCTCGCTGGGCTACGCCAGTCCGAGCGCCTTCACTGCGATGTTCAAGAAACGCTTCGGCCAGCTGCCGAGCCAGTTCTTCCATTGA
- a CDS encoding MFS transporter, whose protein sequence is MTTETAAPPVIPTEPITPAPNQGFAIRIVGAAAFAHLLNDMIQAVLPAVYPMFKSEFSLTFGQIGIIALVYQVTASLLQPWVGMYTDKRPLPYLLPSGMIATFVGIALMAVATSYEMLLIAAAIVGIGSATFHPEASRVARMASGGRFGTAQSTFQVGGNTGSAIGPLLAALIVIPHGQRAIAWFMLAAALAITVLFRLTGWTVQHGQAKMKSLAKSHGVGLSRGKVIQAIAVIAVLMFAKFVYIASFTNYFTFYLIERFGLSVQQSQMYLFIFLASVALGTFIGGPVGDRIGRKAVIWISFLGVAPFALALPYANLMGTAVLAVAVGLVMSSAFAALVVYAQEAVPGRVGMVSGLMFGLMFGIGGIGAAGLGKLADVHGIVWVYHFTSYLPLLGLATAFLPKTTMR, encoded by the coding sequence ATGACCACTGAAACCGCTGCCCCGCCCGTCATCCCCACCGAACCGATCACCCCGGCCCCCAACCAGGGTTTCGCGATCCGCATCGTCGGCGCTGCTGCCTTCGCGCACCTGCTCAACGACATGATCCAGGCCGTGCTGCCGGCGGTGTATCCGATGTTCAAGAGCGAGTTTTCGCTCACCTTCGGCCAGATCGGCATCATCGCCCTGGTGTACCAGGTCACCGCCTCGCTGTTGCAGCCATGGGTGGGCATGTACACCGACAAACGGCCGCTGCCGTACCTGCTGCCGTCGGGCATGATCGCCACCTTCGTCGGCATCGCCCTGATGGCGGTGGCGACCAGCTACGAAATGCTGCTGATTGCTGCGGCGATCGTCGGCATCGGTTCGGCCACCTTCCATCCCGAAGCCTCGCGCGTGGCGCGCATGGCCTCGGGCGGCCGCTTCGGCACCGCGCAGTCCACCTTCCAGGTCGGTGGCAATACCGGCTCGGCGATCGGGCCGCTGCTGGCGGCCTTGATCGTGATCCCGCACGGGCAGCGTGCCATTGCATGGTTCATGCTGGCGGCTGCGTTGGCCATCACCGTGCTGTTCCGTCTCACCGGCTGGACCGTGCAGCACGGCCAGGCAAAGATGAAGAGCCTTGCCAAGAGCCACGGCGTCGGGTTGAGCCGCGGTAAGGTGATCCAGGCCATCGCAGTGATCGCGGTGTTGATGTTCGCCAAGTTCGTCTACATCGCCTCGTTCACCAACTACTTCACCTTCTACCTGATCGAGCGCTTTGGCCTGAGCGTGCAGCAGAGCCAGATGTACCTCTTCATCTTCCTGGCCTCGGTCGCGCTGGGTACCTTCATCGGTGGTCCGGTCGGGGACCGGATCGGGCGCAAGGCGGTGATCTGGATCTCCTTCCTCGGTGTTGCGCCGTTCGCGCTCGCCCTGCCCTACGCCAACCTGATGGGCACCGCAGTGTTGGCGGTGGCGGTCGGGCTGGTGATGTCCTCGGCCTTCGCGGCGTTGGTGGTGTACGCGCAGGAAGCGGTACCGGGCCGTGTCGGCATGGTGTCGGGCCTGATGTTCGGTTTGATGTTCGGCATCGGTGGCATCGGCGCGGCCGGGCTCGGGAAGCTGGCCGACGTGCACGGCATCGTGTGGGTCTACCACTTCACCTCGTATCTGCCGCTGCTGGGGCTGGCGACAGCGTTCCTGCCGAAGACGACTATGCGCTGA
- a CDS encoding serine hydrolase domain-containing protein, which translates to MVVLLFFSTSSWAGVPTDPAQAEQIFTRWLAAYNAGDRQELQAVLSTYGIDHTAQRYLDIRETFGPFDVLTRTVDTPDTIAAIVRGTSSDRGVLITVAIDPDNRPRLKTLQLEGTEIPDAFKPARLEMPALIAQSRARLDGLQADGKLSGSFLLAREGEVLMSWQGGLADREQGIAVDAATKFRLASLNKMFTAVGILQLAEAGRLSLDDTVASHLEDYPNQAVATAVTIRQLLNHTSGLGEIFDDAFETRKASLKTLHDYWAVYGDAAPAFKPGTQDQYSNYGYILLGSIIEAASGQPYEDYIEQHIFRVAGMTATGAMPEAARVPGRAIPYTLSDGHWVRETRTLPLRGTSAGGGYSTARDLLRFAEALRAGRLIPAAAVQAATSPQNTKGWYGYGFMVSGEDEQRQYGHEGGAPGANAALIVLPSQGYVVIGLSNVDPDAMENVVNFVGNRLPL; encoded by the coding sequence ATGGTGGTGCTGCTGTTCTTCAGCACCTCGAGCTGGGCCGGGGTGCCCACCGACCCCGCGCAGGCCGAGCAGATCTTCACTCGCTGGCTGGCGGCCTACAACGCCGGCGACCGCCAGGAACTGCAGGCGGTGCTGTCGACCTACGGGATCGATCACACCGCGCAGCGGTATCTGGACATCCGCGAGACCTTCGGCCCGTTCGACGTGCTGACCAGGACCGTCGACACGCCCGATACCATCGCCGCCATCGTGCGGGGCACATCGAGCGATCGCGGGGTGCTGATCACCGTGGCCATCGATCCTGACAACAGACCCCGGCTCAAGACGCTGCAGCTGGAGGGCACCGAGATACCCGACGCATTCAAACCCGCGCGGCTTGAAATGCCCGCGCTCATCGCGCAGAGCCGCGCGCGATTGGACGGGCTGCAGGCGGACGGCAAACTCTCCGGCAGCTTCCTGCTCGCCAGGGAGGGCGAGGTACTGATGAGCTGGCAGGGTGGGCTGGCTGACCGCGAGCAGGGTATCGCGGTCGATGCGGCCACGAAGTTCAGGCTCGCCTCGTTGAACAAGATGTTTACCGCAGTGGGCATCCTGCAGCTGGCCGAGGCTGGCAGGCTTTCGCTGGACGATACGGTTGCCAGCCACCTGGAGGACTACCCCAACCAGGCGGTAGCCACGGCGGTCACGATCCGCCAGCTGCTCAACCACACCAGCGGCCTGGGCGAGATCTTCGACGACGCATTCGAGACCCGTAAAGCGTCCCTCAAGACACTGCACGACTATTGGGCTGTGTACGGGGATGCAGCGCCTGCTTTCAAGCCGGGCACCCAGGACCAGTACTCCAACTACGGCTACATCCTGCTCGGCTCGATCATCGAGGCGGCCTCCGGGCAGCCCTACGAGGACTACATCGAGCAGCACATCTTTCGCGTGGCGGGCATGACGGCGACGGGCGCCATGCCGGAGGCTGCACGGGTGCCCGGCCGCGCCATTCCCTACACGCTCAGCGACGGGCACTGGGTGCGCGAGACCAGGACCCTGCCGCTGCGAGGCACGTCGGCGGGCGGCGGCTACAGCACCGCCCGGGATCTGCTCCGCTTCGCCGAAGCGCTGCGCGCTGGCAGGCTGATCCCGGCCGCGGCGGTGCAGGCAGCCACCTCGCCGCAGAACACCAAGGGCTGGTACGGCTACGGCTTCATGGTGAGTGGGGAGGACGAGCAGCGCCAGTATGGCCACGAGGGCGGGGCGCCCGGCGCGAATGCCGCGCTCATCGTGCTGCCCAGCCAGGGCTATGTGGTGATCGGGCTGAGCAATGTCGATCCCGACGCGATGGAGAACGTGGTCAACTTCGTCGGCAATCGCCTGCCGCTGTAA
- a CDS encoding sulfite exporter TauE/SafE family protein — translation MDSIYLVVALGAIVAGFVQGLSGFAFGLVALSFWAWVLDPRLAATLSVFGALTGQLLAAFTVRRGFNLKTLLPFVLGGLAGIPLGVYLLPVLDMNWLKAILGTLLVLWCPAMLLSRRLPRVTAGGRAADGVVGFAGGIMGGLGGFTGTLPTLWCTLRGYERDVQRSVVQNFNLSMLLVTMGTYVGTGIVTRDMLPMFAIVAPAMLIPTLLGTRVYIGISDLRFRQIVLSLLTVSGIALLASSLPALLGWR, via the coding sequence GTGGATTCGATTTACCTGGTTGTCGCGCTGGGCGCCATCGTCGCCGGCTTTGTGCAGGGTCTTTCCGGCTTCGCCTTCGGGCTGGTGGCGCTGTCCTTCTGGGCCTGGGTGCTGGACCCCAGGCTCGCGGCGACGCTCTCGGTGTTCGGTGCCCTCACCGGCCAGCTGCTGGCGGCCTTCACCGTGCGCCGCGGCTTCAACCTGAAGACCCTGCTGCCTTTCGTTCTGGGTGGGTTGGCCGGCATCCCGCTGGGCGTCTACCTGCTGCCCGTGCTCGACATGAACTGGCTCAAGGCGATCCTGGGCACCCTGCTGGTGCTGTGGTGTCCGGCCATGCTGCTGTCACGCCGGCTGCCCCGGGTCACCGCCGGCGGGCGCGCGGCGGATGGCGTGGTGGGGTTCGCCGGCGGCATCATGGGTGGACTGGGTGGCTTCACCGGCACGCTGCCGACGCTGTGGTGCACGCTGCGCGGCTACGAGCGCGATGTGCAGCGCTCCGTCGTGCAGAACTTCAACCTGTCGATGTTGCTGGTCACCATGGGCACCTACGTGGGGACGGGCATCGTCACCCGTGACATGCTGCCGATGTTCGCCATCGTCGCGCCGGCCATGTTGATCCCGACCCTGCTCGGCACCCGTGTGTACATCGGCATCAGTGATCTGCGCTTCCGCCAGATCGTGCTGAGCCTGCTCACCGTTTCCGGGATCGCGTTGCTGGCGTCTTCGCTGCCGGCACTGCTGGGCTGGCGCTGA
- the pip gene encoding prolyl aminopeptidase, whose amino-acid sequence MRSLYPAITPFRTHHVPVDELHTLFVEECGTPDGIPVVFLHGGPGAGVSPVHRRFFDPARYRIVLIDQRGSGRSTPFGELRDNTTQHLVADVESIRELLGIDRWLVFGGSWGSTLALAYAQAHPERATGVIVRGVYLGRAEENRWFAEADGGARWVFPERWARYEAYIPEEERGDMIAAYWRRLDGPDEATRIAAAQAWLGWEDHAATLDHDVDAESADDPLHTLAKARIEAHYFRNHAFLEPGQLLRDIDRIRHLPGVIVQGRYDIICPARSAWHLACAWPEASLQMVVSGHSATEPATADALVRATDAFAGRQ is encoded by the coding sequence ATGCGCAGCCTCTATCCCGCGATCACCCCGTTCCGCACGCATCACGTGCCCGTGGACGAGTTGCACACCCTGTTCGTGGAGGAGTGCGGCACTCCGGACGGCATCCCGGTGGTGTTCCTGCATGGCGGACCGGGTGCCGGCGTCTCGCCGGTACACCGTCGTTTCTTCGACCCGGCGCGCTATCGCATCGTATTGATCGACCAGCGTGGCAGCGGGCGCTCCACGCCATTCGGCGAGCTGCGCGACAACACGACGCAGCACCTGGTCGCGGACGTGGAGAGCATCCGCGAGCTGCTGGGTATCGACCGCTGGCTGGTGTTCGGGGGATCGTGGGGCTCCACGCTGGCACTGGCCTACGCCCAGGCACATCCGGAACGCGCGACCGGTGTCATCGTGCGCGGCGTGTACCTCGGCCGCGCCGAGGAGAACCGCTGGTTCGCCGAAGCCGACGGCGGTGCGCGCTGGGTCTTCCCGGAGCGCTGGGCGCGCTACGAGGCATACATCCCTGAAGAAGAGCGCGGCGACATGATCGCCGCCTACTGGCGGCGCCTGGACGGCCCGGACGAAGCGACCCGCATCGCGGCGGCGCAGGCCTGGCTGGGGTGGGAGGATCACGCCGCCACGCTGGATCACGATGTGGATGCGGAGTCCGCTGATGATCCGCTGCATACGCTGGCCAAGGCGCGCATAGAGGCGCACTACTTCCGCAACCACGCCTTCCTCGAACCTGGGCAGCTGCTGCGGGATATCGACCGCATCCGGCACCTGCCGGGGGTGATCGTGCAGGGCCGCTACGACATCATCTGCCCGGCGCGCAGCGCGTGGCATCTGGCCTGCGCCTGGCCTGAAGCATCGCTGCAGATGGTCGTGTCGGGCCACAGTGCAACGGAACCTGCGACCGCAGATGCGCTGGTGCGCGCCACCGATGCCTTCGCCGGCAGGCAGTAA
- a CDS encoding efflux RND transporter periplasmic adaptor subunit has translation MTKHHCHALCALMLLILSGCGSPGVGDPREPPAVHYSRLDRTSVSLTRELPGRTNAFLVAEVRPQVNGIVAKRLFTEGGLVTAGQPLYQLDDASYRAQANSARAQLARAEATANAARLSAKRIGELAKVEAVSTQDNENAIAALKQAEADVGAARAALDAANVTLGYARITAPISGRIGKSSVTQGALVSAGQAEALATVQQLNPIHVDLTQSASELLQLRRELASGRLQDNQTLPVTILLDDGTAFDHKGTLEFSEVSVDPTTGSYALRVKVENPDQVLMPGMYVRAQVGSGVRENAILVPMQGIARDPKGDTSAMVVGKDDKVEVRQVKVSRSLGDKWLVEDGLKAGDKVIVEGLQKIQPGMPVQATEMGAAPSKPAAAPAAPAAQQ, from the coding sequence ATGACGAAACATCACTGCCATGCGCTTTGCGCACTGATGCTGCTGATTCTCTCGGGATGCGGCTCGCCCGGTGTGGGGGATCCACGCGAACCGCCAGCGGTCCACTACAGCAGGCTGGATCGCACCAGTGTTTCGCTGACCCGTGAACTGCCGGGCCGGACCAACGCCTTCCTGGTCGCCGAAGTGCGCCCGCAGGTCAACGGCATCGTGGCCAAGCGGCTGTTCACCGAAGGAGGCCTGGTCACCGCCGGGCAGCCGCTGTACCAGCTTGATGACGCCAGCTACCGGGCCCAGGCCAACAGCGCCCGCGCCCAGCTGGCCCGCGCCGAAGCAACCGCCAATGCCGCGCGCCTGAGCGCCAAGCGCATCGGTGAGCTGGCCAAGGTCGAGGCGGTCAGCACCCAGGACAACGAGAATGCGATCGCCGCGCTCAAGCAGGCCGAGGCCGATGTGGGCGCCGCGCGTGCCGCGCTGGATGCGGCCAACGTGACGCTGGGCTATGCCCGCATCACCGCGCCGATCAGTGGCCGCATCGGCAAGTCCTCGGTCACCCAGGGCGCGCTGGTCAGCGCCGGCCAGGCCGAAGCGCTGGCCACCGTGCAGCAGTTGAACCCGATCCATGTCGATCTGACCCAGTCCGCCAGCGAGCTGCTGCAGCTGCGCCGCGAGCTGGCCAGCGGCCGCCTGCAGGACAACCAGACCCTGCCGGTGACGATCCTGCTCGATGACGGCACCGCGTTCGACCACAAGGGCACTCTGGAATTCTCCGAAGTCAGCGTGGACCCGACCACCGGCAGCTACGCGCTGCGGGTCAAGGTCGAGAACCCGGACCAGGTGCTGATGCCGGGCATGTATGTGCGTGCGCAGGTCGGCAGCGGCGTGCGCGAGAACGCGATCCTGGTGCCGATGCAGGGCATTGCCCGCGATCCCAAGGGCGATACCAGCGCCATGGTGGTCGGCAAGGACGACAAGGTCGAAGTGCGGCAGGTCAAGGTCAGCCGCTCGCTCGGCGACAAGTGGCTGGTGGAGGACGGGCTGAAGGCCGGTGACAAGGTCATCGTCGAAGGCCTGCAGAAGATCCAGCCGGGCATGCCCGTGCAGGCCACCGAAATGGGCGCGGCCCCTTCCAAGCCGGCCGCCGCGCCGGCGGCTCCCGCCGCCCAGCAGTAA